Proteins encoded together in one Spirochaetota bacterium window:
- a CDS encoding SEC-C metal-binding domain-containing protein, whose protein sequence is MTEKFGRNEPCPCGSGKKYKKCCLLKDTIVSGEMFNEDALKDYQDMMDNWDHEKSPSPTFMEYMDNPNLATKAIHDMNKLAEGREFQSKEELQASINEHMKARNNAPLKEFLGLSPIQMNSMLNNDIDGNGHILKINRNLPALSVQDVPALKQCHYILNKIGEQEKGLKATQRGNLPRAIVQDFYETFVKDNSTSHSKPMKEDDVKDIQRSKYFLNDTGFIKLQKGKYSLTHNGRKLLKYFDAVGFYLLLFNYFAETYNWLYGTYFPDTMEFLQRSFLFCLYLIKSKANSFIAGDKLAQTYLNAFPKLIEDIDSNYGETMVLSGFCYLFCEEFACYLGLMDMKKKKDLLYRREFQFKTTELFNKLIIWKLPIGSA, encoded by the coding sequence GAAATGAACCATGTCCATGCGGAAGCGGGAAGAAATATAAGAAGTGCTGTCTTTTGAAAGATACCATTGTCTCAGGGGAGATGTTCAATGAGGATGCGTTGAAAGACTATCAGGATATGATGGATAACTGGGATCATGAAAAAAGTCCATCACCAACCTTCATGGAATATATGGACAATCCTAACCTTGCGACAAAGGCCATTCATGATATGAATAAACTTGCTGAAGGGCGGGAGTTTCAGTCTAAAGAAGAGCTTCAGGCATCTATAAATGAACATATGAAGGCAAGAAACAATGCTCCTTTAAAGGAATTTCTTGGCCTTTCCCCTATCCAGATGAATTCAATGTTAAACAATGACATTGACGGGAATGGTCATATTCTTAAGATTAATAGAAATCTCCCTGCATTGTCAGTACAAGATGTTCCTGCCTTAAAGCAATGTCATTATATTCTTAATAAGATTGGGGAGCAGGAGAAGGGTTTAAAGGCCACACAAAGAGGGAATCTTCCAAGGGCCATTGTTCAGGACTTTTATGAAACCTTCGTAAAAGACAATTCCACAAGCCACAGTAAACCGATGAAGGAGGATGATGTTAAGGATATTCAGAGGTCAAAGTACTTTCTAAATGATACTGGCTTTATCAAGTTACAGAAAGGGAAATACAGTCTAACACATAATGGCAGGAAACTGCTCAAATACTTTGACGCAGTTGGATTTTATCTGCTTTTATTTAACTACTTTGCAGAGACTTATAACTGGCTCTATGGAACCTATTTCCCTGATACAATGGAATTTCTTCAGCGTTCATTCCTATTTTGCCTTTATTTGATAAAGTCAAAGGCGAATTCTTTTATTGCTGGTGACAAACTGGCGCAAACATACCTGAATGCATTCCCTAAACTTATAGAAGATATAGACTCTAATTATGGAGAAACCATGGTTCTAAGCGGATTTTGTTATCTTTTCTGTGAAGAATTTGCATGTTATCTAGGTCTTATGGATATGAAAAAAAAAAAAGATTTATTATAT